One Thermococcus eurythermalis DNA segment encodes these proteins:
- a CDS encoding glycosyltransferase, with translation MKTPNVSVLLPVANEPLKYVKLSLRSIINQTYRNLEIIVLVDRPDNKEVVEYIKAEQERDNRIRLHVNQRPLGLTKTLNVGISMASGVYIARMDADDISLPTRIERQVAFMEQNPDYGLCGTKAYFINEEGKLILNPKISLNNNIVTHENIQRAILRFNPFIHSSILLRTQTLEQIGGYNERFETSQDYELWLRVCRRYKCYILPKRLILYRIRTHGISYSKMRTSLKYSLCARYLAITKYGYPKWGIIYLIWPTISYIVPVRIKQIIFRRHLR, from the coding sequence ATGAAAACCCCTAATGTCTCGGTGTTACTGCCTGTTGCTAATGAACCACTAAAATATGTAAAGTTAAGCCTTAGAAGTATTATTAATCAGACGTATCGAAATCTAGAAATCATCGTACTTGTTGATAGACCAGATAATAAAGAAGTTGTTGAGTATATAAAAGCTGAGCAAGAAAGAGATAACAGAATTAGATTACACGTAAATCAACGTCCTTTAGGTCTTACGAAGACATTAAACGTTGGTATTTCAATGGCTTCTGGGGTATATATAGCTAGAATGGATGCGGATGACATAAGTCTACCAACTCGCATTGAACGTCAAGTGGCGTTTATGGAACAGAATCCCGACTATGGTTTATGTGGTACCAAGGCATACTTTATAAACGAAGAGGGGAAACTTATACTGAATCCTAAGATTTCACTTAATAATAACATAGTTACACATGAGAACATCCAACGAGCTATATTAAGATTTAATCCATTCATACATTCATCGATTTTACTAAGAACTCAAACCTTAGAGCAAATTGGGGGTTATAATGAAAGGTTTGAAACTAGCCAGGATTATGAATTATGGCTGAGGGTATGTAGAAGATATAAATGCTATATACTCCCTAAACGTTTGATTCTCTATAGAATACGAACTCATGGAATTAGCTACAGCAAGATGAGGACTTCTCTTAAATATTCTCTTTGTGCTAGATACTTGGCGATAACAAAATACGGGTATCCCAAGTGGGGGATTATATATTTAATTTGGCCAACAATTTCATATATTGTGCCAGTACGAATTAAGCAAATAATCTTTAGGAGGCATCTGAGATGA
- a CDS encoding glycosyltransferase encodes MNKKLKIGLIFTFNVSLKTWKEKGLFSREIRLYEELLNQNPNLELYLFTYGEHDREYEQELPANITVVPMPRIFNCYFGKILYSVLMPLIHRNLFKDLDIIKTNQMIGAWTAMIASWLFKKPLIVRTGYTWSLFEKNKIKKIIADLLESISCKKADVYLVASREDKMYLLRKHKCEVCKILPNYVDTNRFRPLSVSKQRLSAVFVGRFVSQKNLDVLIQSLEKLPSVCLSLYGHGELLGYLEQLARALRVCVHFFAPVPNEEIPLILNKYQIFVLPSLYEGMPKALLEAMSCGLACIATNVPGNREVIDHMKTGLLVDVSLDSIRGAIFILVFNPKLAKKLGRTARNKLMKDYSLQVIAKQELCLYHAITNRGVHK; translated from the coding sequence ATGAATAAAAAACTTAAAATTGGATTAATCTTTACCTTTAACGTTTCCCTAAAAACGTGGAAAGAAAAAGGTCTTTTCTCAAGAGAAATTAGACTGTATGAGGAACTTTTAAATCAGAACCCAAATTTGGAATTGTACCTTTTTACCTATGGGGAGCACGACAGAGAATATGAACAAGAGCTCCCAGCAAATATAACTGTTGTTCCAATGCCGAGGATTTTTAACTGTTATTTTGGTAAGATCCTATACTCGGTTTTAATGCCATTAATTCACCGAAACTTGTTTAAGGATCTCGATATTATAAAAACCAACCAGATGATTGGTGCATGGACAGCCATGATAGCGTCTTGGCTTTTTAAAAAACCATTGATTGTCAGAACTGGGTATACTTGGAGCCTGTTCGAGAAAAATAAAATCAAAAAAATCATTGCAGATTTATTGGAGAGTATTTCATGTAAAAAGGCAGATGTGTATTTAGTTGCCTCTCGTGAGGATAAAATGTATCTTCTTAGGAAACACAAATGCGAGGTATGTAAAATATTGCCAAATTATGTGGATACTAATAGATTTAGACCACTTTCTGTTTCAAAGCAAAGATTATCTGCTGTATTTGTAGGTAGGTTTGTTTCTCAAAAAAATTTAGATGTTTTGATACAAAGTCTTGAGAAGTTACCAAGTGTATGTCTCTCTCTTTATGGTCATGGGGAGTTATTGGGGTATCTCGAGCAATTAGCAAGGGCTCTTAGAGTCTGTGTGCATTTTTTTGCTCCAGTTCCTAATGAAGAGATTCCCCTTATTCTAAACAAGTATCAAATATTTGTACTCCCATCATTATATGAAGGCATGCCTAAGGCTTTGCTTGAGGCTATGTCTTGTGGTCTTGCGTGTATTGCCACTAACGTTCCAGGTAATAGAGAAGTTATTGACCATATGAAAACTGGACTGCTCGTAGATGTTTCTCTTGATTCGATCAGGGGGGCAATCTTTATATTGGTATTCAATCCAAAATTGGCCAAAAAGCTTGGTCGAACTGCAAGGAATAAACTTATGAAAGATTATAGTTTACAAGTAATTGCCAAACAAGAACTCTGCTTATACCATGCTATAACTAATAGGGGTGTTCATAAATGA
- a CDS encoding glycosyltransferase family 4 protein yields the protein MKSSMRVAMIIEAWEPIWGGGQVHVYEICKRLVKRGVEIDLYVMALKDKYGNVYAENEELFGGKLRIIRVGFPRSFTFLNRIFWVFEVMKAIVHNHKKAPYSLIHAHANLPGLPAKILSRLLNIPVLYTVHGSGIEALERMYGRGIKSRILHMFEVFLQRKIEYNIEMTVDRRFLKYPNVNRPIYIPNGVDVKKFDKISVAKSKMFKILFVGRIHPQKGLRYLVEAIKEIQGEFDGNMGVVVIVGGSAEWTPEEKEVRALIKKLGLERYFIFKGKLSEKELLKEYKSSTLFVLPSLFEGMPLTLLEAWASKLPVIATKVGENPYLIKHRYNGWLVEPGNVEDLAEALRDALNTPRTKLEIMGGRGYMIVFEKFNWDDIAERLLILYTKAQHLAN from the coding sequence GTGAAGAGCAGTATGAGAGTTGCAATGATAATAGAAGCTTGGGAGCCCATATGGGGTGGGGGACAAGTTCATGTGTATGAAATTTGCAAGAGGCTAGTTAAGCGTGGAGTTGAAATTGATTTGTATGTGATGGCATTAAAAGATAAATATGGTAATGTTTATGCTGAAAATGAAGAACTTTTTGGGGGAAAGTTGAGGATAATTAGAGTTGGATTTCCAAGGTCGTTTACTTTTTTGAACAGAATTTTCTGGGTTTTTGAAGTTATGAAGGCAATTGTGCACAACCATAAAAAAGCTCCTTATTCATTAATTCATGCTCACGCAAATTTACCTGGATTGCCTGCGAAAATTCTTTCGAGGTTACTTAATATTCCTGTCTTATATACTGTCCATGGGAGTGGCATTGAGGCTTTAGAAAGGATGTATGGAAGGGGAATTAAAAGTAGAATTCTACATATGTTTGAAGTTTTTTTGCAAAGAAAAATCGAATATAATATTGAGATGACAGTGGATAGGAGATTCTTGAAATATCCTAACGTAAATAGGCCAATCTACATCCCAAATGGGGTCGACGTTAAGAAGTTTGATAAAATTAGTGTTGCAAAAAGTAAAATGTTCAAAATCCTGTTTGTGGGGCGTATTCATCCACAAAAGGGTCTGAGGTATCTAGTTGAGGCTATTAAAGAAATACAGGGGGAATTTGATGGAAATATGGGGGTTGTAGTAATTGTGGGGGGAAGCGCTGAGTGGACACCTGAAGAAAAAGAAGTTCGTGCGCTTATTAAAAAATTGGGCTTGGAGAGATATTTCATTTTTAAGGGAAAACTATCCGAGAAAGAGCTTTTGAAGGAATACAAATCGTCTACACTTTTTGTCCTTCCGTCTCTCTTTGAGGGTATGCCTCTAACTTTACTTGAGGCATGGGCTTCAAAGCTCCCGGTTATAGCAACTAAAGTCGGCGAAAATCCATATCTAATAAAACACAGATATAATGGGTGGTTAGTTGAGCCGGGGAATGTTGAAGATCTTGCAGAGGCTTTAAGAGATGCGTTAAATACTCCTAGAACAAAGCTTGAAATAATGGGGGGGAGGGGTTACATGATAGTTTTCGAGAAGTTCAATTGGGACGATATAGCTGAGCGTCTGCTAATATTATATACCAAGGCTCAACATTTAGCCAATTAA
- a CDS encoding methyltransferase domain-containing protein, whose product MSYNLGILKTLLCDRKFRVPRMWSNNELKKFAHLFSGRVINVSGWKDIDKEGSRYKDYFVNAEEYWISNYKSEYRGFQGTLENEIFLDLTQPLPKELRHKFDVVFNHTTLEHIFDVFTAFKNLCELSKDIVIIVVPFIQEQHADYGDYWRFTPLAIRELFKRNGLELIYINFNDWSNSSIYIFAIGSRHPDKWEKIRNHPDNKLNYIDNYFVGTKIIRNSILYNIFTITKNCLQYLKNLRYKIKMRNVKR is encoded by the coding sequence ATGAGCTATAACCTTGGAATATTAAAAACTTTGTTGTGTGATCGAAAATTCAGAGTACCACGTATGTGGTCTAATAATGAACTTAAAAAATTTGCTCATTTATTTAGTGGCAGGGTTATTAATGTAAGCGGTTGGAAAGATATTGATAAGGAGGGTAGCAGGTACAAAGATTATTTTGTGAATGCTGAAGAATACTGGATTTCAAATTATAAATCGGAATATCGGGGTTTTCAAGGGACTCTGGAAAATGAAATATTCTTGGATTTAACGCAACCCTTGCCTAAAGAATTAAGACATAAATTTGATGTTGTATTTAATCATACTACACTAGAACATATATTCGATGTATTTACAGCTTTTAAAAATCTATGTGAATTAAGCAAAGACATAGTTATAATAGTTGTTCCGTTTATCCAAGAGCAACATGCGGATTATGGGGATTACTGGCGATTTACACCACTTGCTATAAGAGAATTATTTAAAAGAAACGGGTTGGAACTTATATATATAAATTTTAATGACTGGTCTAATAGTAGCATTTACATCTTTGCAATTGGATCAAGACACCCAGATAAATGGGAAAAAATACGAAATCACCCCGATAATAAACTGAATTATATTGATAATTATTTTGTTGGAACAAAAATAATTAGAAACTCAATTCTATATAACATTTTTACAATCACTAAAAACTGCTTGCAATATTTGAAAAATTTAAGATATAAAATAAAAATGCGAAACGTAAAACGTTGA
- a CDS encoding glycosyltransferase family 4 protein, which yields MGETLRIAFVYDVIYPWVKGGVEKRIHELAKRLAKKHEVHVFGYKLWNGKEVIERSGIFYHGTIRAKKIYSNGRRAITPPLLHALKLVPLFRNEKFDVIDCQASPYFPAYSSKAGAMFQNSKLIITWHEFWGKYWFEYLGKAGMFGQATERGLFELTDSHVAVSLKTKRDLYNAGLRKDVHVIPNGIDFKRIQKIEQAELESDIIFVGRLVKEKNVPLLLNAIRVIKEEIPDIKALIVGNGPERKNLENLSKSLGTSDNVEFLGFLESHDDVIAHMKVSKVFAFPSLREGFGIVVLEANASGLPVVTVNYEMNASKDLIVSGKNGFVSELNEKDFAEKILTALERRRKMKSIAINIASMYDWEEIVDVLERYYQELIC from the coding sequence ATGGGAGAAACGTTAAGAATAGCGTTTGTTTACGATGTGATTTATCCATGGGTAAAAGGAGGCGTTGAAAAAAGGATCCATGAACTAGCCAAGCGGCTTGCAAAGAAACACGAAGTTCACGTATTCGGCTACAAGCTCTGGAATGGAAAAGAGGTTATTGAGAGAAGTGGAATTTTTTATCACGGGACGATAAGAGCTAAGAAAATTTACAGTAATGGAAGAAGGGCAATAACCCCTCCTCTGCTCCATGCCCTTAAGCTAGTTCCTTTATTTAGAAATGAAAAGTTTGACGTCATAGACTGCCAGGCTTCCCCATACTTTCCGGCGTATTCCTCTAAAGCTGGTGCAATGTTTCAAAATTCAAAGCTAATCATAACATGGCATGAATTCTGGGGGAAGTATTGGTTTGAATACTTGGGAAAAGCTGGCATGTTTGGACAAGCGACTGAGAGGGGGCTCTTTGAGTTAACAGATAGCCACGTGGCGGTTTCTTTGAAAACAAAAAGAGACCTCTATAATGCAGGACTAAGGAAAGATGTACACGTTATTCCCAATGGGATAGACTTCAAAAGGATACAGAAAATAGAACAGGCTGAGTTGGAATCAGATATCATATTTGTGGGACGCTTGGTTAAAGAGAAAAACGTTCCTCTTTTGCTAAATGCAATTAGAGTTATCAAAGAAGAAATTCCTGACATTAAAGCTCTTATCGTTGGGAATGGCCCAGAGCGGAAGAATTTGGAGAATTTGAGCAAAAGCTTGGGTACTTCGGACAATGTAGAGTTTTTGGGGTTCTTGGAGAGCCACGATGATGTAATTGCTCACATGAAGGTCTCTAAGGTCTTTGCGTTCCCCTCCTTGAGAGAAGGGTTTGGAATCGTAGTTCTGGAGGCAAATGCATCTGGCCTGCCTGTCGTTACGGTCAATTATGAGATGAACGCTTCAAAGGACTTAATTGTAAGTGGCAAGAACGGATTCGTCAGCGAACTCAACGAAAAGGACTTTGCAGAAAAGATTTTAACTGCACTTGAAAGGAGGAGAAAAATGAAAAGCATTGCCATAAATATTGCGAGTATGTATGATTGGGAAGAGATAGTTGATGTGCTTGAAAGGTACTATCAGGAGCTTATATGTTAG
- a CDS encoding glycosyltransferase — MFKVIKMSLDLDDILVVIRSTGERTEKLCEYAVLQNGIDKENIIYVKNISPFSKALEEGYKLALEYGKKYTFFIDADMIILPNTLGVMVEAMERLPNKIFFMNPLAYDYLSGLIIRNGPRLYRTSHLQVAIKLIQDESVSLRPETFVVKRMRRLGYLSIDFDYPSALHEFEQYRRDIFRRVITRYFKSSSTTRKYLESRFEKLRKTNLDFEVAYLAIEYARKNKVKKPKLSYDQYQEIFKELNIEEKKEINNLELTYRELLEFIKDNKDKFIYYKEMYSGLSNLLNAILNKIREDLKSAVKL; from the coding sequence GTGTTTAAGGTGATAAAAATGTCTTTGGATCTAGATGACATTTTGGTAGTTATTAGGAGTACTGGAGAAAGAACCGAAAAATTATGTGAATATGCCGTGCTACAAAATGGAATAGACAAAGAGAACATCATTTACGTAAAAAATATATCTCCCTTTTCCAAGGCTTTAGAAGAAGGATATAAGCTAGCGCTTGAATACGGTAAAAAATATACATTTTTCATAGATGCCGATATGATTATTCTGCCAAATACATTAGGGGTTATGGTCGAAGCTATGGAGAGGTTGCCAAATAAAATATTTTTTATGAACCCTTTGGCTTATGACTATTTATCTGGACTAATTATACGCAATGGTCCCCGTCTGTATAGAACTAGTCATTTGCAAGTGGCTATCAAACTTATACAAGATGAGTCTGTTTCATTGAGACCAGAAACGTTCGTTGTTAAAAGGATGCGCAGATTGGGGTATCTTTCAATTGATTTTGATTATCCATCGGCACTTCACGAGTTTGAGCAATATAGGAGAGACATATTTAGGCGAGTCATCACAAGATACTTTAAATCTTCTTCAACAACAAGAAAATATTTGGAGTCTAGGTTTGAAAAGTTACGTAAAACCAATTTAGATTTTGAAGTTGCATATCTAGCAATTGAGTATGCACGAAAAAACAAGGTGAAAAAACCGAAATTGAGCTACGATCAGTACCAAGAGATTTTTAAAGAGTTAAATATTGAAGAGAAAAAGGAGATAAACAATCTAGAATTAACATACAGAGAATTGCTAGAGTTCATAAAGGACAATAAAGACAAATTTATATATTACAAAGAGATGTACTCGGGACTCTCAAATCTTCTAAATGCAATTCTCAACAAAATACGTGAAGATTTGAAAAGTGCTGTAAAGCTGTAG
- a CDS encoding NAD-dependent epimerase/dehydratase family protein, which translates to MILITGVAGFIGFHLARTLLEQGEDVIGVDNLNPYYSVKLKEKRLEILSEYSNFSFIKTDLGNWNEFYSSLKDVPIDLIVHLGAQAGVRYSLENPWVYIHSNEYGTLNVFELARRKDVEQVVYASSSSVYGGNTKIPFSENDRVDKPISLYAATKRANELMAYTYHHLYGTRMIGLRFFTVYGEFGRPDMAYFKFAKNIMLGKEIEIYGYGKLKRDFTYISDIVEGIKRAMSLDTEYEIINLGNNRPVELDYFVSLLEKYLGKEAKKKYVEKPKADVEITYADITKAKEILGWEPKVKIEDGLKKFCDWFVKNWEWIKTI; encoded by the coding sequence ATGATATTGATAACGGGAGTGGCTGGATTTATAGGCTTTCATTTGGCAAGAACTCTCCTTGAACAGGGGGAGGATGTTATTGGAGTTGATAACCTTAATCCCTATTACAGTGTGAAGCTAAAAGAGAAAAGATTGGAAATCTTGAGTGAGTATTCAAACTTTTCCTTTATAAAGACGGATCTTGGAAACTGGAATGAGTTTTATTCTTCGCTTAAGGATGTTCCAATTGATTTAATAGTGCATCTTGGGGCTCAGGCGGGGGTAAGGTACTCTCTAGAAAATCCATGGGTATATATTCACTCAAATGAATACGGGACACTCAACGTATTTGAACTAGCAAGAAGAAAAGATGTTGAACAAGTTGTTTATGCATCTTCATCCTCAGTATATGGAGGGAATACTAAGATACCATTTTCGGAAAACGATAGGGTGGACAAACCGATATCACTCTATGCAGCAACAAAAAGAGCAAATGAGCTGATGGCTTATACGTACCATCACCTTTATGGTACAAGAATGATAGGGTTACGATTCTTCACGGTTTATGGTGAATTTGGTCGCCCTGATATGGCGTATTTTAAGTTTGCCAAGAATATAATGCTTGGTAAGGAGATTGAGATCTATGGATATGGAAAGTTAAAGAGGGATTTTACTTATATCTCCGACATTGTAGAGGGAATTAAGAGAGCGATGAGCCTGGACACGGAGTACGAAATAATAAACCTTGGTAACAATAGGCCCGTAGAACTAGACTATTTTGTATCCCTGCTTGAAAAGTATCTGGGAAAGGAGGCCAAGAAAAAGTACGTTGAAAAGCCAAAGGCTGACGTTGAGATAACTTATGCAGACATAACAAAGGCGAAAGAGATTTTGGGATGGGAACCAAAAGTAAAAATTGAAGATGGCTTGAAGAAGTTCTGCGACTGGTTCGTAAAAAATTGGGAGTGGATAAAAACCATTTGA